The Nocardia higoensis genome has a segment encoding these proteins:
- a CDS encoding DUF742 domain-containing protein translates to MDIEDHHVESAEPSLVRPYSLTAGRTRPKVELALEALVASQPVAMERQFELTNIETSIVELCRESPSVAEVAARLGIPIGVARVLVADLIDAGHVRVSATLKEDSSDDERRELIERVLSGLRRI, encoded by the coding sequence ATGGACATAGAAGATCACCACGTGGAGAGCGCCGAGCCGAGCCTCGTCCGGCCGTACTCGCTGACCGCGGGCCGCACCAGGCCCAAGGTCGAGTTGGCGCTCGAGGCGCTTGTCGCCTCACAGCCGGTCGCTATGGAGCGGCAGTTCGAGCTGACCAACATCGAGACGTCGATCGTGGAGTTGTGCAGAGAATCGCCGTCCGTCGCCGAAGTGGCGGCGCGGCTCGGGATTCCGATCGGAGTTGCGCGGGTACTCGTAGCCGACTTGATCGATGCCGGGCACGTGCGCGTTTCGGCGACATTGAAAGAGGATTCCAGCGACGATGAACGTCGCGAGTTGATCGAAAGGGTTCTCAGTGGACTCCGGCGTATTTGA
- the pdxH gene encoding pyridoxamine 5'-phosphate oxidase, with translation MRVDYTGVPFGSGEDVDLDETWLAGGWEPLLRNWIEQATAVGVAEPNAMVLATVSMVDGVPRPSSRTVLCKGLSPEGVTFYTNYDSAKGRQLREVPYAAITFVWPTLARQVHLRGPVERVSAEQTRVYWRSRPRDSQLGAWASQQSRPIASRAELDRALIETTERFAGTDEIPVPPHWGGFLLRPEEVEFWQGRQGRLHNRVRMRVEPGGMRAERLQP, from the coding sequence ATGCGCGTGGACTACACCGGGGTGCCCTTCGGCTCCGGCGAGGACGTCGATCTCGACGAGACCTGGTTGGCAGGCGGCTGGGAGCCGTTGTTGCGCAACTGGATCGAGCAGGCGACCGCGGTGGGCGTCGCGGAGCCCAACGCGATGGTGCTGGCGACCGTCTCGATGGTCGACGGGGTGCCGAGACCGTCGTCGCGAACCGTGCTGTGTAAAGGCCTCTCGCCGGAAGGTGTGACCTTTTACACGAATTACGACAGCGCCAAGGGCAGGCAACTGCGCGAGGTGCCCTACGCGGCGATCACCTTCGTGTGGCCGACCCTGGCCAGACAGGTGCACCTGCGCGGGCCGGTGGAGCGGGTGAGCGCCGAGCAGACGCGGGTGTATTGGCGTTCGCGACCCCGTGACTCCCAGCTCGGCGCCTGGGCCTCCCAGCAGTCGCGGCCGATCGCATCCCGCGCCGAGCTGGACCGGGCACTGATCGAGACCACCGAGCGATTCGCGGGAACCGACGAGATCCCGGTGCCCCCGCACTGGGGCGGATTCCTGTTGCGCCCCGAGGAGGTGGAGTTCTGGCAGGGCCGCCAGGGCAGGCTGCACAACCGGGTCCGTATGCGCGTCGAGCCCGGCGGCATGCGCGCCGAGCGGCTCCAGCCCTGA
- a CDS encoding hemophore-related protein: protein MNFVRTRTRLAGLTAATAATAAVLLGPAVASAGPAELAEPLLTSDCTFAQVEAALRVEAPELAQLLDANPSQKAELQRRFDQPVEQRRAEFQRLLEENPGAAEQAQSDPRAAHLSQVLAQVAATCQNY, encoded by the coding sequence ATGAATTTCGTGCGCACCCGCACCCGGCTCGCCGGCCTGACCGCCGCCACCGCTGCCACGGCGGCGGTTCTGCTCGGCCCCGCGGTCGCTTCCGCGGGCCCGGCCGAACTGGCCGAACCCCTGCTCACCAGCGACTGCACCTTCGCGCAGGTCGAAGCGGCGCTGCGAGTCGAGGCCCCCGAGCTGGCCCAACTGCTCGACGCCAACCCCAGCCAGAAGGCCGAGTTGCAGCGGCGCTTCGATCAGCCGGTCGAGCAGCGTCGCGCGGAGTTCCAGCGACTGCTCGAGGAGAACCCCGGGGCCGCGGAACAGGCGCAGTCCGATCCGCGCGCGGCTCACCTGAGCCAGGTGCTGGCCCAGGTCGCGGCGACCTGCCAGAACTACTGA
- a CDS encoding ATP-binding protein translates to MRDAARSGKKRWALGNWDLRWKVTAVLAVPLAVAVGLGVSRITTEFGEANRLEGVAGNIEVIPAVTGLSAAAATVAGSQMVSLIPGASVVTDQDLTELDEAIATAESANGKLDGRDESQASLQTMVTEARSILARGKAAVGSAEALAGIDKIRNESVSIVEGTVSQVSDPAMDAAKLRLVDSLNTRATLVTELAAFNTVLHSFDKGVDEFVTASETERHLLNVLAHRFADGDTAIADLRAGVDTRIALIEGPEAQAGKIPLGELKNSLTTSVDVYERVIAKATSDLDTAMNDLSSRANRDAWTYTAVVLATILAALLLAVFVARSMIVPLHRLRLAALRVAESDLPHEVAQLRTGASPEDVPLEPMPIRSEEEIGQLARAIDDIHGQALRLASDQAQMRSQVNDMFETLARRSKSLVDHQLTLIEAMEYDEKDPRLLENLFRLDHLAARMRRNGDNLLILAGTKQRRAKSAPVEIADVLRAAISEVEDYERVKLGATPRGALKEPAASDLAHLFAELLDNALRASPPETDVKFTFAQAHDQGLLIEVADRGIGMPPAEMAEINRKLEQTAEPGPDTARHMGLFVVGRLAERHGLTVRLRPTFDTARDPGVTVTVHVPVGLIVPIKGSAAGTGPQAVQAAPVQPNPQRPVSTMQTRAVTRTSAGNVVVTVDPGVSGPIQTGDSAPIAPMAPAAPAVPAATGSGGLPQRQPGTAAASAGMAAESGSGGGTHSASLRESSASAAAGGPQRGKLAAASMPKRNVSAATPGTAQPPSGPLPPVSGPTVREAPSVAAPSGPPRREPGVNAGGLPQREPGANGSPAPSGPGGLPQRQPGANGPNQAAALGGSAPAGPAQRPASGGLPQRQPGTNGAPPSEPGGPGLGGPGGPGRGGPVQGGSVQGGSVQGGSVHGGLPQRQPGANGSPAPAGPSQGGLPQRQPGANGSPQPLAGGLPHRAPGANGAPRPEISPGAAPGGLPQRDAGPGAPGPRPTSGSLPQRQPGATPGLPQRDAAATGLPQRGPGGLPQREGGLPQREGGLPQRAPGAGGLPQRAPGANGAPQPPAGGGLPQRDPGARLQPLGEVPPGVGLPQRAPGQEGTEGAAEGAPARDPGKHSYKSNPAKTASFFQTRLQPATAEPGTSMDSPIFAEMMSAWLADPNPDRSEVVQAFDSPADEGWRAAQQASEARAEKKTAAGLPQRDPGGRLVPGAVTGAADRAPRRDPESIRSSLSRHQKGVRDGRAMRAMNLTGDKGDR, encoded by the coding sequence ATGCGTGACGCCGCAAGGTCCGGCAAGAAGCGCTGGGCGCTCGGCAATTGGGACCTGCGCTGGAAGGTTACGGCGGTTCTCGCCGTGCCTCTGGCGGTCGCGGTCGGTCTCGGAGTGTCGAGGATTACCACGGAGTTCGGCGAAGCCAATCGGCTCGAGGGCGTCGCGGGAAATATCGAGGTCATTCCGGCCGTCACCGGCCTGAGCGCCGCGGCCGCCACGGTCGCGGGCTCGCAGATGGTGTCCCTGATACCCGGCGCCTCCGTGGTGACCGATCAGGACCTCACCGAGCTCGACGAGGCCATCGCGACCGCGGAATCCGCGAACGGGAAACTCGACGGCCGCGACGAGTCGCAGGCCTCGTTGCAGACGATGGTCACCGAAGCCAGGTCGATCCTCGCCAGGGGCAAGGCGGCCGTCGGCTCGGCCGAGGCGCTCGCCGGGATCGACAAGATCCGCAACGAGAGCGTGAGCATCGTCGAGGGCACCGTGTCGCAGGTCAGCGATCCGGCCATGGACGCGGCCAAGCTGCGTCTGGTCGACTCGCTGAACACCCGCGCGACGCTGGTCACCGAGCTCGCCGCGTTCAACACCGTCCTGCACTCCTTCGACAAGGGTGTCGACGAGTTCGTGACCGCCTCGGAGACCGAACGGCACCTGTTGAACGTGCTGGCGCACCGCTTCGCCGACGGCGACACCGCCATCGCCGACCTGCGCGCGGGCGTGGACACCCGTATCGCGCTGATCGAGGGCCCGGAGGCGCAGGCGGGCAAGATCCCGCTCGGCGAGTTGAAGAACTCGCTGACCACCAGCGTCGATGTCTACGAGCGCGTCATCGCGAAGGCCACCAGCGACCTCGACACCGCCATGAACGATCTGTCCAGCCGTGCCAACCGGGACGCCTGGACCTACACCGCGGTCGTGCTCGCCACGATCCTGGCGGCGCTGCTGCTCGCGGTGTTCGTCGCGCGCTCGATGATCGTGCCGCTGCACCGCCTGCGCCTGGCCGCGCTGCGCGTGGCCGAGAGCGACCTGCCGCACGAGGTCGCCCAGCTGCGTACCGGCGCCTCCCCGGAGGACGTGCCGCTGGAGCCGATGCCGATCCGCTCGGAGGAGGAGATCGGCCAGCTGGCCCGCGCCATCGACGACATCCACGGTCAGGCGCTGCGCCTGGCCAGCGATCAGGCGCAGATGCGTTCCCAGGTCAACGACATGTTCGAGACCCTGGCCCGGCGCTCCAAGTCCCTCGTCGACCATCAGCTCACCCTCATCGAGGCGATGGAGTACGACGAGAAGGACCCGCGCCTGCTGGAGAACCTGTTCCGGCTGGACCATCTCGCCGCCCGTATGCGCCGTAACGGCGACAACCTGCTGATTCTGGCCGGCACCAAGCAGCGTCGCGCCAAGTCCGCCCCGGTGGAGATCGCCGACGTGCTGCGCGCCGCGATCTCCGAGGTCGAGGACTACGAGCGGGTGAAGCTGGGCGCGACCCCGCGGGGCGCGCTCAAGGAACCGGCCGCCTCCGACCTCGCGCATCTGTTCGCCGAGTTGCTCGACAACGCGCTGCGCGCCTCGCCGCCGGAGACGGACGTGAAGTTCACCTTCGCGCAGGCGCACGATCAGGGGCTGCTCATCGAGGTCGCCGACCGCGGCATCGGCATGCCGCCCGCGGAGATGGCCGAGATCAACCGCAAGCTCGAGCAGACCGCCGAGCCCGGCCCGGACACCGCCCGCCACATGGGCCTGTTCGTGGTCGGCAGGCTGGCCGAGCGACACGGTCTGACCGTCCGGCTTCGCCCGACCTTCGACACCGCCCGCGATCCGGGCGTCACGGTCACCGTGCACGTGCCGGTCGGCCTGATCGTGCCGATCAAGGGCAGCGCCGCGGGTACCGGGCCGCAGGCCGTGCAGGCCGCGCCGGTGCAGCCGAACCCGCAGCGCCCGGTGTCGACCATGCAGACTCGCGCGGTCACCCGCACGTCGGCGGGCAACGTGGTGGTCACTGTCGATCCGGGTGTCAGCGGTCCGATCCAGACCGGTGATTCCGCTCCGATCGCCCCCATGGCCCCCGCTGCCCCCGCTGTCCCCGCCGCCACCGGATCCGGCGGACTGCCGCAGCGTCAGCCCGGTACGGCCGCCGCTTCGGCGGGCATGGCCGCCGAGAGCGGAAGCGGCGGCGGCACGCATTCGGCGAGCCTGCGCGAGTCGAGCGCGTCCGCCGCGGCCGGCGGCCCGCAGCGCGGCAAGCTCGCCGCTGCCAGCATGCCCAAGCGCAACGTGTCCGCCGCGACGCCGGGGACCGCGCAGCCGCCTTCGGGTCCGCTGCCGCCGGTCTCCGGGCCCACCGTGCGTGAGGCGCCCTCGGTCGCCGCGCCGAGCGGTCCGCCGCGGCGCGAGCCCGGTGTGAACGCGGGCGGTCTCCCGCAGCGTGAACCCGGTGCCAACGGCAGTCCCGCGCCGAGCGGTCCCGGTGGCCTCCCACAGCGTCAGCCAGGTGCGAACGGCCCCAACCAGGCCGCGGCGCTCGGCGGCTCGGCTCCGGCCGGTCCCGCTCAGCGGCCCGCGTCCGGCGGGCTGCCGCAGCGGCAGCCGGGCACCAACGGCGCTCCGCCGTCCGAGCCGGGTGGTCCGGGCCTCGGCGGCCCCGGCGGTCCCGGTCGGGGTGGTCCGGTTCAGGGTGGCTCGGTCCAGGGTGGCTCGGTCCAAGGTGGCTCGGTCCACGGGGGCCTGCCCCAACGTCAGCCCGGCGCCAACGGCAGCCCGGCTCCCGCGGGCCCGTCCCAGGGCGGTCTGCCGCAGCGTCAGCCGGGCGCCAACGGCAGCCCACAGCCACTGGCGGGTGGTCTCCCGCACCGTGCTCCCGGCGCCAACGGCGCGCCGCGGCCGGAGATCTCCCCCGGCGCCGCCCCTGGCGGTCTGCCGCAGCGCGACGCGGGTCCCGGCGCTCCCGGTCCCCGGCCCACCTCCGGCAGCCTGCCGCAGCGTCAGCCGGGTGCCACGCCCGGTCTGCCGCAGCGTGACGCGGCCGCGACCGGGCTCCCACAGCGGGGTCCCGGCGGTCTGCCGCAGCGCGAGGGTGGTCTGCCGCAGCGCGAGGGCGGTCTGCCGCAACGTGCTCCGGGCGCCGGCGGTCTGCCGCAGCGCGCCCCGGGCGCCAACGGCGCTCCGCAGCCCCCGGCGGGCGGTGGTCTGCCGCAGCGCGATCCGGGCGCACGCCTGCAGCCGCTCGGCGAGGTTCCGCCCGGTGTCGGTCTGCCGCAGCGCGCTCCCGGCCAGGAAGGCACCGAGGGCGCGGCCGAGGGTGCCCCCGCCCGCGATCCCGGCAAGCACAGCTACAAGTCGAACCCGGCCAAGACGGCCTCGTTCTTCCAGACCCGGTTGCAGCCCGCCACCGCCGAGCCCGGCACGTCGATGGACAGCCCGATCTTCGCCGAGATGATGTCGGCGTGGCTGGCCGATCCGAACCCGGACCGCTCCGAAGTGGTCCAGGCGTTCGACTCGCCCGCCGACGAGGGCTGGCGGGCCGCGCAACAGGCGAGTGAGGCCCGAGCCGAGAAAAAGACCGCTGCGGGCTTGCCGCAACGCGATCCGGGCGGAAGGCTAGTCCCCGGTGCCGTAACTGGCGCCGCGGATCGCGCGCCAAGGCGTGATCCGGAGTCGATCAGGTCCAGCTTGAGTCGTCACCAGAAGGGCGTCCGGGATGGCCGCGCAATGAGAGCAATGAACCTAACCGGAGACAAAGGAGACCGATGA
- a CDS encoding citrate synthase 2, whose translation MTTSPAVSGGNAAVPDDFVSGLEGVVAFTTDIAEPDKDGGALRYRGVDIEDLVGSRVTFGDVWALLVDGEFGHGLPPAEPFPLPVHTGDVRVDVQAGLAMLAPIWGYQPLLDIDDATARDNLARASVMALSYVAQSARGIYQPAVPQKTIDECTTVTERFMTRWKGDPDPRHTEAIDAYWVSAAEHGMNASTFTARVIASTGADVAAALSGAIGAMSGPLHGGAPARVLPMIEEVEKSGDARALVKGILDRKEKLMGFGHRVYRAEDPRARVLRATAERLAAPRFEVAAALEQAALAELRERRPDRAIETNVEFWAAVILDFAEVPAHMMPAMFTCGRTAGWCAHILEQKRLGKLVRPAAIYTGPGPRKPEEVAGWSSVGHA comes from the coding sequence ATGACTACCAGCCCCGCGGTATCCGGTGGAAACGCTGCCGTTCCGGATGATTTCGTCAGTGGTCTCGAGGGCGTGGTGGCCTTCACGACCGATATCGCCGAACCCGACAAGGACGGTGGCGCGCTGCGCTACCGGGGCGTCGACATCGAGGATCTGGTCGGCAGCCGGGTGACCTTCGGCGACGTGTGGGCACTGCTGGTCGACGGCGAGTTCGGGCACGGCCTGCCGCCCGCGGAGCCCTTCCCGCTGCCGGTGCACACCGGCGACGTGCGCGTCGACGTGCAGGCCGGCCTGGCCATGCTGGCTCCGATCTGGGGATACCAGCCGCTGCTGGACATCGACGACGCCACCGCGAGGGACAACCTGGCGCGCGCCTCGGTGATGGCGCTGTCGTATGTGGCGCAGTCCGCGCGCGGCATCTACCAGCCCGCCGTCCCGCAGAAGACCATCGACGAGTGCACGACGGTCACCGAGCGTTTCATGACCCGATGGAAGGGTGACCCGGATCCGCGCCACACCGAGGCCATCGACGCCTACTGGGTCTCGGCAGCCGAGCACGGCATGAACGCCTCCACCTTCACCGCCCGGGTGATCGCCTCCACCGGTGCCGACGTGGCGGCCGCGCTGTCCGGCGCGATCGGCGCGATGTCGGGCCCGCTGCACGGCGGCGCCCCGGCCCGCGTGCTGCCGATGATCGAAGAGGTCGAGAAGAGCGGCGACGCCCGCGCGTTGGTCAAGGGCATCCTGGACCGCAAGGAGAAGCTGATGGGCTTCGGTCACCGGGTCTACCGGGCCGAGGATCCCCGCGCCCGCGTGCTGCGCGCCACCGCCGAGCGGCTGGCCGCCCCGCGCTTCGAGGTCGCCGCCGCGCTCGAGCAGGCGGCGCTGGCCGAGCTGCGTGAGCGCCGCCCGGATCGCGCCATCGAGACCAATGTCGAGTTCTGGGCGGCGGTCATCCTCGACTTCGCCGAGGTGCCCGCGCACATGATGCCCGCCATGTTCACCTGTGGCCGGACCGCGGGTTGGTGCGCGCACATCCTGGAGCAGAAGCGTCTGGGCAAGCTGGTCCGCCCGGCCGCCATCTACACCGGCCCGGGGCCGCGCAAGCCCGAAGAGGTCGCGGGCTGGTCGAGCGTCGGCCACGCCTGA
- a CDS encoding AMP-binding protein, which yields MNEKREYRPVYQTSLVDPAGFWAAAAEAVDWDVPPTQIVDAGAKPAARWFTDAQLNTCFNALDRHLPERADQPALIYDSAMTNTKRTYTYAELVDEVATFAGAMRELGVRRGDRVVVYLPMIPEAVIAMLACARIGAVHSVVFGGFAAPELAARIDDAEPVLIVTAAGGLEPNRKIEYPPIVRRALGLAESGTVRHVLVKKRAPHFTPDTDEDTRSTDTVRWLDWDDTVADAPKADPVSVASTDPLYILYTSGTTGKPKGVVRDNGGHAVALTWSMRNIYDIGAGEVMWAASDVGWVVGHSYIVYAPLLAGATTLLYEGKPVGTPDAGAFWRIVEEYDVRVLFTAPTALRAIRKADPEAKLARSHDLSSLHALFCAGERLDPATFDWASRTLLADLPDCPVVDHWWQTETGWPICANPLGLQRLPIKAGSSSVPVPGFRLRVLDAVGNPVPAGVEGNIVIGLPMPPGTLMGLWHDDERFTRSYTTAFPGHYATGDAGYFDEDGYLHVLGRSDDVINMAGHRLSAGSMEAAVAGHPAVAECAVIGLPDELKGQRPIAYVVLKEGIDVDPTELRDELITRVREQVGAIAALSDAVIVAGLPKTRSGKILRKTIRQISAGEQVEVPSTIEDPAVLAALEDQILTSRADAAARAANAAGQSPVAEDPQPSS from the coding sequence TTGAACGAGAAGCGCGAGTACCGGCCGGTCTACCAGACCAGTCTGGTCGATCCGGCAGGCTTCTGGGCCGCCGCGGCCGAGGCCGTCGACTGGGATGTGCCGCCCACCCAGATCGTCGACGCAGGCGCCAAGCCGGCTGCCCGATGGTTTACCGATGCCCAGCTGAACACCTGTTTCAATGCCCTGGACCGGCACCTGCCCGAACGCGCCGACCAGCCCGCGCTGATCTACGACTCGGCGATGACCAATACCAAGCGCACTTATACCTATGCCGAATTGGTCGACGAAGTCGCCACCTTCGCGGGCGCGATGCGGGAACTGGGCGTGCGACGCGGTGACCGGGTGGTCGTCTATCTGCCGATGATCCCCGAGGCCGTGATCGCGATGCTGGCCTGCGCGCGGATCGGCGCGGTGCATTCGGTGGTCTTCGGCGGATTCGCCGCGCCGGAACTCGCCGCCCGCATCGACGACGCCGAACCTGTGCTCATCGTCACCGCCGCCGGTGGCCTCGAACCGAATCGCAAGATCGAATACCCGCCCATCGTGCGGCGCGCGCTCGGACTCGCCGAGAGCGGCACGGTGCGTCATGTCCTCGTGAAGAAGCGCGCGCCGCACTTCACGCCGGACACCGACGAGGACACCCGATCCACCGATACGGTGCGCTGGCTGGACTGGGACGACACCGTCGCCGACGCACCGAAAGCCGATCCGGTGAGCGTCGCCTCGACCGATCCGCTCTACATCCTCTACACCTCCGGCACCACCGGTAAGCCCAAGGGTGTGGTCCGCGACAACGGCGGGCACGCGGTGGCGCTGACCTGGTCGATGCGCAACATCTACGACATCGGCGCGGGCGAGGTGATGTGGGCCGCCTCCGATGTCGGCTGGGTGGTCGGCCACTCCTACATCGTCTACGCGCCGCTGCTGGCCGGGGCGACCACGCTGCTCTACGAGGGCAAACCGGTGGGCACCCCCGACGCGGGCGCGTTCTGGCGCATCGTCGAGGAGTACGACGTGCGGGTGCTGTTCACCGCGCCGACGGCGCTGCGCGCCATCCGCAAGGCCGATCCCGAGGCCAAGCTGGCCCGTTCCCACGATCTGTCGTCGCTGCACGCGCTGTTCTGCGCGGGCGAACGGCTCGACCCGGCCACCTTCGACTGGGCGTCGCGGACTCTGCTCGCCGACCTGCCGGACTGCCCGGTGGTCGACCACTGGTGGCAGACCGAGACCGGCTGGCCGATCTGCGCGAACCCGCTGGGTCTGCAGCGCCTGCCGATCAAGGCGGGCTCGTCGTCGGTGCCGGTACCCGGATTCCGGCTCCGCGTGCTCGACGCGGTCGGCAATCCGGTACCCGCGGGCGTCGAAGGCAATATCGTGATCGGCCTGCCCATGCCGCCGGGCACACTCATGGGGCTGTGGCACGACGACGAGCGCTTCACCCGCTCCTACACCACGGCCTTCCCCGGCCACTACGCCACCGGCGACGCGGGATACTTCGACGAGGACGGCTATCTCCACGTCCTGGGCCGCAGCGACGACGTCATCAACATGGCAGGCCACCGTCTGTCGGCCGGCAGCATGGAGGCCGCCGTCGCCGGGCACCCCGCCGTGGCCGAATGCGCGGTCATCGGGCTGCCCGACGAGCTCAAGGGGCAACGGCCGATCGCGTACGTGGTGCTCAAAGAAGGCATCGACGTCGATCCGACCGAGTTGCGCGACGAGCTGATCACGCGGGTCCGCGAGCAGGTCGGCGCGATCGCGGCGCTGTCGGACGCGGTGATCGTGGCGGGCCTGCCCAAGACTCGCTCGGGCAAGATCCTGCGCAAGACGATTCGTCAGATCAGCGCGGGCGAGCAGGTCGAAGTGCCCTCCACCATCGAGGACCCGGCCGTGCTGGCCGCGCTGGAGGACCAGATCCTCACCAGCCGAGCCGACGCGGCCGCCCGAGCCGCGAACGCGGCGGGACAGTCGCCGGTGGCCGAGGATCCCCAGCCGAGTTCCTGA
- a CDS encoding ATP-binding protein has product MSPSAARRNRTGRKRRTFSLRTRVAGAAAAGAVILVLLVSAVAVRAIERINLQQSDQQLAVASRLVLINPVIAVGVLGLTGLGDDMAVTVREGGEVLASSSVLLPDLPVGSRTVTVAGTRYRVLTTTENQPTGRTVSLGIPADEAARVTAEQQRRVVGGALLAVAAAAALGWLFAGRAVRPIVDLTERVGARTAFGGPEPAWSPVDGSGVREAERLAEAVNTMLARVDQAQAETAAALATARDFAAASAHELRTPLTAMRTDLEVLRTLELTAEQRAEILADLQRGQARVEATLAALERLATGDLTQDRDHVDTDVGDLCDQAAHDAMRHFPGLTVRIDADADLVTRGLPAGLRLAVDNALANSVKHGGATEAEVHAHRVDDGTVVIAVDDNGSGLPLDERESVFERFRRGRRAGKGGSGLGLALVAQQAQLHGGRAYFTDSPLGGVRLVLELPQRPGNSFSAQSDSPAGRSH; this is encoded by the coding sequence GTGAGTCCGTCCGCCGCCCGGCGCAACCGCACCGGCCGCAAGCGCCGGACGTTCTCCCTGCGCACCCGGGTCGCGGGCGCGGCGGCCGCCGGTGCGGTGATCCTGGTGCTGCTGGTCAGCGCGGTCGCCGTGCGCGCCATCGAGCGCATCAACCTGCAGCAGAGCGACCAGCAGCTCGCGGTGGCCTCTCGGCTGGTACTCATCAATCCGGTGATCGCGGTCGGCGTGCTCGGCCTGACGGGGCTGGGCGACGACATGGCGGTCACGGTGCGTGAGGGCGGCGAGGTGCTCGCGAGCAGTTCGGTGCTCCTGCCCGACCTACCGGTGGGCTCGCGCACCGTCACCGTGGCGGGCACCAGGTACCGGGTCCTCACCACCACCGAGAACCAACCCACCGGACGCACTGTCTCGCTGGGTATTCCGGCCGACGAGGCCGCGCGGGTCACCGCTGAACAGCAACGCAGGGTGGTCGGCGGCGCGCTGCTGGCGGTGGCCGCCGCGGCGGCGCTGGGCTGGCTGTTCGCCGGGCGGGCGGTGCGCCCGATCGTCGATCTCACCGAACGGGTCGGCGCGCGCACGGCTTTCGGCGGTCCCGAGCCCGCGTGGTCGCCGGTGGACGGCTCCGGCGTGCGGGAGGCCGAGCGCTTGGCCGAGGCGGTGAACACCATGCTGGCGCGCGTGGACCAGGCCCAGGCCGAGACCGCCGCCGCGCTGGCCACGGCCCGCGATTTCGCCGCTGCCTCCGCCCACGAACTGCGCACCCCGCTGACCGCCATGCGCACCGACCTCGAGGTGCTGCGGACCCTCGAGCTGACCGCGGAGCAGCGCGCCGAGATCCTCGCCGACCTGCAACGCGGCCAAGCTCGGGTGGAGGCCACCCTGGCGGCGCTGGAACGGTTGGCCACCGGCGATCTCACCCAGGACCGCGACCATGTGGACACCGATGTGGGCGACCTGTGCGACCAAGCCGCCCACGACGCGATGCGGCATTTCCCCGGCCTCACGGTGCGCATCGACGCCGACGCCGATCTGGTGACCCGCGGCCTGCCCGCCGGGCTACGGCTGGCGGTCGACAACGCGCTCGCGAATTCGGTGAAACACGGCGGCGCGACCGAGGCCGAGGTACACGCGCACCGCGTCGATGACGGAACGGTGGTGATAGCCGTCGACGACAACGGCAGCGGATTGCCCCTCGACGAACGGGAATCGGTGTTCGAGCGTTTCCGGCGCGGCCGCCGAGCCGGTAAAGGCGGCTCCGGACTGGGGCTCGCTCTCGTCGCGCAGCAGGCTCAATTGCACGGCGGTCGAGCCTATTTCACCGACAGTCCCCTGGGCGGCGTGCGCTTGGTGCTCGAATTACCGCAACGCCCGGGCAATTCGTTCTCCGCGCAATCGGATTCGCCCGCCGGGCGTTCGCACTGA
- a CDS encoding roadblock/LC7 domain-containing protein yields MNPDLGGTNRQLDWLVSNFANEVPGVAHAVLVSADGLLMAASAQLPVDRAEQLSAVTAGLASLSVGVSNLFEGGTVLQSVVEMEHGYLLLMAVGDGSYLAVLTNTSCDIGQVGYEMALLVERVGQTVQATPRVTMGS; encoded by the coding sequence ATGAACCCCGATCTAGGTGGTACGAACCGTCAGCTGGATTGGCTGGTTTCGAACTTCGCCAACGAGGTTCCTGGCGTAGCTCATGCCGTCCTGGTCTCGGCTGACGGCCTACTGATGGCCGCGAGCGCCCAGCTGCCCGTCGATCGCGCCGAACAACTCTCGGCGGTGACCGCCGGCCTGGCCAGCCTCTCCGTAGGTGTGTCCAATCTGTTCGAAGGCGGCACGGTGCTGCAGTCCGTCGTGGAGATGGAGCACGGCTACCTGCTGCTGATGGCGGTGGGCGACGGCTCCTACCTCGCGGTGCTGACCAACACGTCCTGCGATATCGGACAGGTGGGCTACGAGATGGCGCTGCTGGTCGAACGGGTGGGCCAGACAGTACAGGCCACGCCGCGTGTCACGATGGGTTCCTGA
- a CDS encoding response regulator transcription factor: MGGVSAIPPPTVLVVDDDEDVLVSVERGLRLSGFHVLVARDGAAALRSVTEHSPDAVVLDMNMPLLDGAGVVTALRALGNEVPVCVLSARSSVDDRISGLESGADDYLVKPFVLAELVARIKALLRRRTDTAPPAAPGTIAVGPLEVDVAGYRALLHGREIELTKREFELLSTLARNAGVVLSRERLLELVWGYDFVADTNVVDVFVGYLRRKLEADGTARLLHTVRGVGFVLRAPK, encoded by the coding sequence ATGGGTGGGGTGAGCGCCATCCCACCGCCGACCGTCCTCGTCGTCGATGACGACGAGGACGTGCTCGTCTCGGTCGAGCGCGGGCTGCGGCTGTCGGGTTTCCACGTCCTGGTGGCCAGAGACGGCGCCGCCGCCTTGCGCAGCGTGACCGAGCACAGTCCCGACGCCGTCGTGCTCGACATGAACATGCCGCTGCTCGACGGCGCCGGGGTGGTCACCGCCCTGCGCGCGCTCGGCAACGAGGTGCCGGTCTGCGTGCTCAGCGCCCGCTCCTCGGTGGACGACCGGATCTCGGGTCTGGAATCCGGCGCCGACGACTACCTGGTGAAACCGTTCGTGCTCGCCGAACTGGTGGCCCGCATCAAGGCCCTGTTGCGCAGGCGCACCGACACCGCCCCGCCCGCCGCGCCGGGGACGATCGCCGTCGGACCGCTCGAGGTGGATGTCGCCGGTTACCGCGCCCTGCTGCACGGACGCGAAATCGAGCTGACCAAGCGCGAATTCGAACTGCTCTCGACGCTGGCCCGCAACGCGGGGGTGGTGCTGAGCCGGGAACGGCTGCTCGAACTGGTCTGGGGGTACGACTTCGTCGCCGACACCAATGTGGTGGACGTGTTCGTCGGCTATCTGCGCCGCAAGCTCGAGGCAGACGGCACCGCGCGACTGCTGCACACGGTGCGCGGGGTCGGGTTCGTCCTGCGAGCGCCGAAGTGA